The following coding sequences are from one Lolium rigidum isolate FL_2022 chromosome 6, APGP_CSIRO_Lrig_0.1, whole genome shotgun sequence window:
- the LOC124661304 gene encoding paired amphipathic helix protein Sin3-like 4, producing MKRSREDAVSGSQLKRPTVAARSDPPTQPQPMPPAGPPAPAPQPQAAAPAQLSGGSAAAAAAGQKLTTNDALVYLKAVKDKFQDNRAKYEEFLEVMRDFKSERIDTNGVIIRVKTLFNGYPELILGFNTFLPKGFAIRLQDDKEKKPVDFVEAINFVNKIKSRFQRDEHVYKSFLDILNMYRKDNKSIQDVYHEVAILFCDHKDLLEEFQHFLPDTSVSQQAETAPRAGLVKREAPLMPPVGRSEKPRAYPSHADRDTSVDRPDVEHDRQRRRPDKERKAERDRRDYERDEKDVEHDSKDLDVGLRKRKPFPSANLTGAEAQQGGLPENHGINGASASSYDNKDALKSVYAQEFHFCEKVKEKLEYDAYQEFLKCLHIYSQEIITRSELKNLVNDILQHYPDLMDGFNEFLDHCENIDGFLAGVFSKKQPGRLVKTEDKERDKEHEREERNRDRDREREKERLKEGASQKPSVTKDKYLSKPISELDLSNCQRCTPSYRLLPKNYPMPPAGNRTDLGASVLNDHWVSVTSGSEDYSFKHMRKNQYEESLFRCEDDRFELDMLLESVNAATKRVEELIEKMQDNSLKPESPIRMDEHLTPLNLRCIERLYGDHGLDVMDVLRRNASVALPVILSRLKQKQEEWSRCRSDFNKVWAEIYAKNYHKSLDHRSFYFKQQDSKSLSVKSLLTEIKEINEKKRKEDDVLIAIAAGNRRPIVPNMSFEYVDSKVHEDLYKIVKYSCGEVCSSSDQLDKVMKMWTTFLEPILGVQPRSHGTMDADLIKPKNGITKSSIATLGESNTTTDGVAAQQGHGDESKQQDQAPSGVVRLARLGKGVAADSQNGSHDADRTARRDEEASNIAPNGGVQAAAFITDEMSAVSTQNMPTERSAVQHNNIKANSEIAPGMNASRSSHAGVSVAGGARASHQLSPSIEAGETGRPGTSLNGGGTNEGNKGRLFNEPAASHNISKVEREEGELSPNGDFEEDNFVPMEDGASKTKEGSTSRTSKVRPGEVDTEAAGENDADDEGEESTQRSTEDSENASEAGEDPSGSESGDGDHCSREDHDEEEDMDHDDQDTKAESEGEAEGTTETHDVEGGISLPLSERFLYSVKPLAKHVPTSLHCREEKSSHIFYGNDSFYVLFRLHQMLYERLLSAKTNSASAEKKWRTSKDTNPPDLYAKFLNALYNLLDGSSDNTKFEDDCRAIIGTQSYVLFTLDKLIYKVVKQLQAIATDEMDNKLLQLYLYEKSRSPGRFFDLVYHENARVLLHDESMYRFECCSDPTRLSVQLMEYGHEKPEVTAVSIDPNFSSYLFSDFLSGLSDTMLSDGVFLGRNKRKNSSSDEASDSLKTMDGVQVANGLECKISCKTSKVSYVLDTEDFLFRLRKRRRLLASGIVPDKLQTSKKDAAKVQRFHSFLAKP from the exons ATGAAGCGCTCCAGGGAGGACGCCGTCTCGGGGTCTCAGCTCAAGCGCCCCACCGTCGCCGCTCGATCCGATCC GCCGACGCAGCCGCAGCCCATGCCTCCGGCGGGtccaccggcgccggcgccacaGCCTCAGGCTGCCGCGCCGGCGCAGCTGTCGGGCGGTTCCGCGGCGGCCGCTGCCGCGGGCCAGAAGCTGACGACCAACGACGCGCTCGTCTACCTCAAGGCCGTCAAGGACAAGTTCCAGGACAACCGCGCCAAGTACGAGGAGTTCCTCGAGGTCATGCGCGACTTCAAGAGCGAGAG GATTGATACCAACGGGGTGATTATCCGTGTCAAGACCCTGTTCAACGGGTACCCTGAGCTCATCCTCGGGTTCAACACCTTCCTGCCCAAGGGCTTTGCGATCAGGCTCCAggatgacaaggagaagaagcctGTTGATTTTGTGGAAGCCATCAACTTCGTCAACAAGATCAAG AGCCGGTTCCAGCGTGACGAGCACGTCTACAAGTCTTTCCTGGACATTCTCAACATGTACCGCAAGGATAATAAGTCCATCCAAGATGTTTACCATGAG GTTGCGATACTGTTCTGTGACCATAAAGACTTGCTCGAAGAATTCCAGCACTTCTTGCCTGATACCTCGGTGTCTCAGCAAGCAGAAACTGCTCCAAGAGCTGGTTTGGTTAAGCGGGAAGCCCCTCTAATGCCTCCTGTTGGTAGGAGTGAAAAG CCTAGGGCTTATCCATCACATGCTGACCGTGACACCAGTGTGGATCGTCCTGACGTGGAGCATGATCGCCAGAGAAGACGTCCGGACAAGGAACGGAAGGCAGAAAGAGATAGGAGAGATTATGAGAGAGATGAGAAGGATGTTGAACATGACAGCAAAGACCTGGATGTTGGACTGCGTAAGCGTAAACCTTTTCCAAGCGCAAACCTTACAGGCGCTGAGGCACAGCAGGGTGGTCTCCCAGAGAATCATGGAATAAATGGTGCCTCAGCTTCATCGTATGATAATAAGGATGCATTGAAGA GTGTATACGCACAGGAGTTCCATTTTTGCGAGAAAGTCAAGGAGAAGCTGGAATATGACGCTTACCAGGAGTTTTTGAAATGTCTTCACATATACAGCCAGGAAATTATTACGAGAAGTGAATTGAAGAACTTG GTAAATGATATACTACAACACTACCCAGATCTTATGGATGGATTTAATGAATTCTTGGATCATTGTGAAAATATAG ATGGATTTTTGGCTGGAGTCTTCAGCAAAA AGCAACCTGGACGGCTAGTTAAAACTGAGGATAAAGAAAGAGATAAGGAGCATGAGAGGGAGGAGAGGAACAGAGACCGGGACAGGGAAAGAGAAAAGGAAAGACTTAAGGAAGGTGCTAGCCAGAAACCTTCTGTCACCAAAGACAAGTATCTATCCAAACCAATTTCAGAGCTTGATCTCTCAAATTGTCAGCGATGCACTCCTAGTTACCGGCTTCTACCTAAAAAT TACCCAATGCCTCCGGCAGGCAACAGGACTGATCTTGGAGCCTCAGTTCTTAATGATCACTGGGTATCAGTGACATCAGGAAGTGAAGACTATTCCTTTAAGCACATGCGGAAGAATCAGTATGAAGAAAGTTTATTTAGATGTGAAGATGACAG ATTTGAGCTGGATATGCTGTTGGAATCAGTTAATGCAGCAACTAAGCGTGTCGAGGAGTTGATAGAAAAAATGCAAGATAACTCGCTAAAACCAGAAAGCCCGATACGCATGGACGAGCATTTAACTC CTTTGAACCTAAGGTGCATTGAACGGTTGTACGGTGACCATGGCCTGGATGTGATGGACGTTCTTCGGAGAAATGCCAGTGTTGCACTGCCAGTTATCTTGAGTAGGCTAAAACAAAAGCAGGAGGAATGGTCAAGGTGCCGTTCAGATTTCAACAAGGTTTGGGCTGAAATTTATGCCAAAAATTATCACAAGTCACTTGATCATCGCAGTTTCTATTTCAAGCAGCAAGATTCGAAGAGCCTGAGCGTAAAAT CTCTATTGACCGAGATTAAAGAAATTAATGAGAAGAAAAGAAAGGAAGACGATGTACTCATTGCTATTGCTGCTGGAAATAGGCGGCCTATAGTTCCCAATATGTCATTTGAGTATGTGGATTCAAAAGTCCATGAAGATCTTTATAAGATCGTCAAGTACTCGTGTGGAGAAGTCTGCAGCTCCTCGGACCAACTAGACAAAGTGATGAAAATGTGGACAACTTTTCTGGAGCCAATTTTAGGTGTTCAGCCTCGATCCCATGGTACTATGGATGCAGATCTGATTAAACCCAAGAATGGAATCACAAAATCTAGTATTGCAACTCTGGGGGAAAGCAATACTACTACAGATGGAGTTGCTGCCCAGCAAGGTCATGGTGATGAAAGCAAACAACAGGATCAAGCACCATCAGGTGTGGTTAGATTGGCGCGACTGGGTAAAGGAGTTGCCGCAGACTCTCAAAATGGTTCCCATGATGCAGATCGAACTGCTCGTAGAGACGAGGAAGCATCAAATATTGCACCAAATGGAGGAGTGCAAGCTGCTGCCTTCATCACAGATGAAATGTCTGCAGTAAGTACCCAGAACATGCCTACTGAGAGATCAGCAGTACAGCATAACAATATTAAGGCAAACTCGGAAATTGCACCAG GAATGAATGCTTCTAGAAGTTCACATGCTGGAGTTAGTGTGGCTGGTGGTGCCAGGGCTAGCCATCAATTATCACCATCTATTGAG GCTGGAGAGACTGGCAGGCCAGGAACATCTTTAAATGGTGGAGGCACCAATGAGGGTAATAAAGGGCGCCTATTTAATGAACCTGCGGCATCACACAATATTTCGAAAGTTGAAAGAGAGGAGGGTGAATTATCTCCTAATGGAGATTTTGAAGAGGACAATTTTGTGCCCATGGAAGATGGAGCATCTAAAACAAAAGAAGGTTCTACAAGCAGAACATCCAAGGTTAGACCTGGTGAAGTAGATACTGAGGCAGCTGGCGAGAATGATGCTGATGACGAGGGTGAGGAAAGCACTCAAAGGTCTACTGAGGACAGTGAAAATGCTTCTGAGGCTGGTGAAGATCCATCGGGAAGTGaatctggcgatggtgatcattgtTCTCGTGAAGatcatgatgaggaagaagatatggATCATGATGATCAGGATACAAAGGCAGAAAGTGAGGGTGAGGCAGAGGGGACAACTGAGACTCATGATGTTGAAGGAGGCATATCATTACCTTTATCAGAACGCTTTCTGTACTCGGTTAAACCACTGGCCAAGCATGTACCCACATCCTTACATTGTCGAGAAGAGAAATCCTCACATATATTTTATGGGAATGATTCATTTTATGTCTTGTTCAGGCTGCATCAG ATGTTGTACGAAAGATTGCTTTCAGCAAAGACAAACTCTGCGAGTGCTGAAAAGAAATGGAGAACCTCTAAGGATACAAACCCCCCTGACCTATATGCAAA GTTCCTGAATGCACTCTACAACTTACTTGATGGTTCTTCTGATAATACCAAGTTTGAGGATGACTGCCGTGCTATTATTGGTACCCAGTCTTATGTTCTCTTTACTTTGGATAAACTGATATACAAAGTTGTCAAGCAG CTTCAAGCTATAGCAACAGATGAAATGGACAACAAGCTTCTCCAGCTTTATTTATATGAAAAATCAAGATCTCCTGGGAGGTTCTTTGACCTAGTTTATCATGAAAATGCCCGTGTCCTACTCCATGATGAGAGCATGTATCGATTTGAATGT TGCTCAGATCCAACGAGGTTGTCGGTTCAGCTCATGGAATATGGTCATGAAAAGCCTGAAGTGACTGCAGTATCGATTGATCCAAATTTTTCCTCATATCTCTTCAGTGACTTTTTGTCAGGTTTGTCTGACACAATGTTGTCTGATGGTGTCTTCCTTGGAAG GAATAAGCGGAAAAATTCAAGTAGTGATGAGGCCTCTGATTCATTGAAGACCATGGATGGTGTCCAAGTTGCGAATGGTCTTGAATGCAAGATATCCTGCAAGACCTCGAAG GTCTCGTATGTCCTTGACACAGAAGATTTCTTGTTTCGGTTGAGAAAGCGGAGGAGACTTTTAGCCAGTGGAATTGTGCCTGACAAGTTGCAGACATCAAAGAAAGATGCTGCAAAAGTGCAGCGCTTCCATTCGTTTCTAGCCAAGCCTTAG